One stretch of Comamonas testosteroni DNA includes these proteins:
- the rplK gene encoding 50S ribosomal protein L11, whose translation MAKKIVGFIKLQVPAGKANPSPPIGPALGQRGLNIMEFCKAFNAQTQGVEPGLPLPVVITAFADKSFTFVIKTPPATVLIKKAVKLDKGSSNPLKNKVGKITRAQLEEIAKTKLKDMNAADVDAAVRTLAGSARSMGVIVEGV comes from the coding sequence ATGGCGAAAAAAATCGTCGGCTTCATCAAGCTGCAAGTGCCAGCTGGTAAGGCCAATCCTTCTCCTCCCATTGGTCCTGCGCTGGGTCAGCGCGGCCTCAACATCATGGAATTCTGCAAGGCGTTCAACGCCCAGACCCAAGGTGTCGAGCCCGGCCTGCCTCTGCCCGTGGTGATCACGGCTTTTGCTGACAAGAGCTTCACGTTCGTCATCAAGACTCCTCCCGCAACCGTTCTGATCAAGAAGGCTGTGAAGCTGGACAAGGGCTCTTCCAATCCTCTGAAGAACAAGGTTGGCAAGATCACACGTGCTCAGCTGGAAGAAATCGCCAAGACCAAGCTGAAGGACATGAACGCCGCTGACGTTGACGCTGCTGTGCGTACGCTGGCTGGTTCTGCCCGTTCGATGGGCGTGATCGTGGAGGGTGTGTAA
- the secE gene encoding preprotein translocase subunit SecE — MATTQVETVSSAADKAKLAAVAALVVASIAGFYLLSKQGALVQWATLIVGLVLAAGVFLISEPGKRFIGFARDAWREVKKVVWPTRKETMQMTLYVFAFVVVMALFLWFTDKTLEWVLYDLILGWRK, encoded by the coding sequence ATGGCCACTACTCAGGTTGAAACAGTCAGCTCTGCTGCTGACAAAGCAAAATTAGCCGCTGTTGCGGCTTTAGTTGTTGCTTCTATTGCTGGCTTTTATCTGTTGAGCAAGCAAGGTGCGCTGGTGCAGTGGGCGACTCTGATTGTCGGCCTGGTGCTGGCTGCTGGCGTGTTTCTGATTTCTGAGCCGGGCAAGCGCTTCATTGGCTTTGCTCGTGATGCTTGGCGTGAGGTGAAGAAGGTGGTCTGGCCCACCCGCAAAGAAACCATGCAGATGACACTGTATGTCTTTGCGTTTGTGGTGGTGATGGCCTTGTTCTTGTGGTTCACCGATAAGACGCTTGAATGGGTCTTGTACGACTTGATTTTGGGCTGGAGGAAGTAA
- the rplJ gene encoding 50S ribosomal protein L10 — protein sequence MSLNRSEKEAVINEVTSLAAKAQTLVIAEYRGITVADMTKLRADARSKGVSLSVLKNTLARRAVAGSAFDVVADQMTGPLIYGFSEDAVAAAKVVADFAKTNDKLVIRGGAFGGKALDIDGVKQLANIPSKEVLLAQLCGLLMSPISRTAVVLGALAAKKGEGSAEAATETAAA from the coding sequence TTGAGTCTTAATCGCAGTGAGAAAGAAGCGGTCATCAACGAAGTGACCAGCCTCGCCGCTAAAGCTCAAACGCTTGTGATCGCGGAATACCGTGGCATCACGGTCGCCGACATGACCAAACTGCGTGCCGATGCTCGCAGCAAGGGTGTGAGCCTGAGCGTGTTGAAGAACACCCTGGCCCGCCGTGCTGTTGCCGGTAGCGCGTTTGACGTGGTGGCTGACCAGATGACTGGTCCCCTGATCTATGGCTTCTCTGAAGACGCAGTGGCTGCCGCCAAGGTGGTGGCCGACTTCGCGAAGACCAACGACAAGTTGGTGATTCGCGGTGGTGCGTTCGGAGGCAAGGCCCTGGACATCGACGGCGTTAAGCAACTGGCAAACATCCCCTCCAAGGAAGTACTGCTCGCACAACTGTGCGGCTTGCTCATGTCGCCTATCTCGCGTACAGCCGTTGTGCTGGGCGCTCTGGCGGCCAAGAAGGGCGAAGGCTCTGCCGAAGCGGCAACAGAAACAGCCGCAGCCTGA
- the tuf gene encoding elongation factor Tu produces MAKEKFERTKPHVNVGTIGHVDHGKTTLTAAIATVLSKHFGGEAKDYSQIDNAPEEKARGITINTSHVEYETANRHYAHVDCPGHADYVKNMITGAAQMDGAILVCSAADGPMPQTREHILLSRQVGVPYIIVFLNKADMVDDEELLELVEMEVRELLSKYDFPGDDTPIIRGSAKLALEGDQSDKGEPAILKLAEALDTYIPTPERAVDGAFVMPVEDVFSISGRGTVVTGRIERGIVKVGEEIEIVGIKDTVKTTVTGVEMFRKLLDQGQAGDNVGLLLRGTKREDVERGQVLCKPGSIKPHTNFTAEVYVLSKDEGGRHTPFFNNYRPQFYFRTTDVTGSIELPEGKEMVMPGDNVSITVKLISPIAMEEGLRFAIREGGRTVGAGVVATIIA; encoded by the coding sequence ATGGCAAAAGAAAAATTCGAGCGCACCAAGCCCCACGTGAACGTGGGCACCATCGGTCACGTTGACCACGGCAAGACCACCCTGACTGCTGCTATCGCTACCGTGCTGTCCAAGCACTTCGGCGGTGAAGCCAAGGACTACTCGCAGATCGACAACGCCCCCGAAGAAAAGGCTCGTGGTATCACGATCAACACTTCGCACGTTGAGTACGAAACTGCCAACCGCCACTACGCTCACGTGGACTGCCCCGGCCACGCTGACTATGTGAAGAACATGATCACTGGTGCCGCTCAGATGGACGGCGCTATCCTGGTTTGCTCCGCTGCTGACGGCCCCATGCCCCAGACTCGCGAGCACATCCTGCTGTCGCGTCAGGTGGGCGTGCCCTACATCATCGTGTTCCTGAACAAGGCCGACATGGTGGACGACGAAGAACTGCTGGAACTGGTCGAAATGGAAGTGCGCGAGCTGCTGTCCAAGTACGACTTCCCCGGTGACGACACCCCCATCATCCGCGGCTCCGCCAAGCTGGCCCTGGAAGGTGATCAGTCCGACAAGGGCGAGCCTGCCATCCTGAAGCTGGCCGAAGCTCTGGACACCTACATCCCCACTCCCGAGCGTGCTGTTGACGGCGCCTTCGTGATGCCCGTGGAAGACGTGTTCTCCATCTCCGGTCGTGGTACCGTGGTGACTGGCCGTATCGAGCGCGGTATCGTCAAGGTCGGCGAAGAAATCGAAATCGTCGGTATCAAGGACACCGTCAAGACCACCGTCACCGGCGTGGAAATGTTCCGCAAGCTGCTGGACCAAGGTCAGGCTGGCGACAACGTGGGCCTGCTGCTGCGCGGCACCAAGCGTGAAGACGTGGAACGCGGCCAAGTGCTGTGCAAGCCCGGCTCCATCAAGCCCCACACCAACTTCACTGCTGAAGTTTACGTGCTGTCGAAGGACGAAGGCGGTCGCCACACTCCTTTCTTCAACAACTACCGTCCCCAGTTCTACTTCCGTACAACTGACGTGACCGGCTCCATCGAACTGCCCGAAGGCAAGGAAATGGTGATGCCTGGCGATAACGTGTCGATCACTGTGAAGCTGATCTCCCCCATCGCCATGGAAGAAGGTCTGCGCTTCGCTATCCGCGAAGGTGGTCGTACTGTGGGCGCCGGTGTGGTTGCCACGATCATTGCATAA
- the rplA gene encoding 50S ribosomal protein L1, with protein sequence MAKLTKKQKALQGKVDSNKLYSFADAVALVKEAATAKFDESIDVAVQLGVDAKKSDQVVRGAVVLPHGTGKTARVAVFAQGAKAEEAKAAGADVVGMDDLAAQVKAGDMPFDVVIAAPDAMRVVGQLGQILGPRGLMPNPKVGTVTPDVATAVKNAKAGQVQFRVDKAGIVHGTIGRRSFDADKLQGNLAALIDALNKAKPASSKGLYLRKVAVSSTMGVGVRVDTQSISA encoded by the coding sequence ATGGCCAAGTTGACCAAGAAGCAAAAAGCTCTCCAGGGCAAGGTTGATTCCAACAAGCTGTACTCTTTCGCTGACGCCGTGGCGCTGGTGAAGGAAGCTGCAACTGCCAAGTTCGATGAATCCATCGACGTGGCCGTGCAACTGGGTGTGGATGCCAAGAAGTCGGACCAAGTGGTGCGTGGCGCTGTGGTGCTGCCTCACGGTACCGGCAAGACTGCTCGCGTGGCTGTGTTCGCACAAGGCGCCAAGGCTGAAGAAGCCAAGGCTGCTGGCGCTGACGTGGTCGGCATGGACGACCTGGCTGCTCAAGTCAAGGCCGGTGACATGCCCTTCGACGTGGTGATCGCTGCTCCCGACGCTATGCGCGTTGTGGGCCAGCTGGGTCAGATCCTGGGCCCCCGTGGCCTGATGCCCAACCCCAAGGTTGGCACCGTGACTCCTGACGTCGCTACGGCCGTGAAGAACGCCAAGGCTGGTCAAGTGCAGTTCCGCGTGGACAAGGCTGGTATCGTGCACGGCACGATCGGTCGCCGTTCGTTCGATGCCGACAAGCTGCAGGGCAACCTGGCTGCTCTGATCGATGCACTGAACAAGGCCAAGCCTGCTTCCAGCAAGGGTCTGTACCTGCGCAAGGTGGCTGTTTCGTCGACCATGGGTGTGGGCGTTCGCGTCGATACACAATCCATCTCGGCGTAA
- the rpoB gene encoding DNA-directed RNA polymerase subunit beta, which produces MAYSYTERKRIRKSFGSRDSVLEVPYLLQMQKDAYTAFLQADVAPKKRTIDGLQAAFNSAFPIVSHNGFVEMKFVEYNLAKPAFDVRECQTRGLTFASAVRAKVQLIIYDRESSTAQSKVVKEVKEQEVYMGEVPLMTDKGSFIINGTERVIVSQLHRSPGVFFEHDKGKTHSSGKLLFSARIIPYRGSWLDFEFDPKDLLYFRVDRRRKMPVSILLKAIGMTPETILATFFVNDNFRLMDSGAQMEFVADRLKGEVARFDITDKSGKVVVAKDKRITARHTRELEQSGTKFVSVPEDFLLGRVLAKNIVDPDTGEIIAKANEELTEALLKKLRSAGVQDVQCIYTNELDQGAYISQTLRTDETVDEFAARVAIYRMMRPGEPPTEDAVQALFQRLFYNADTYDLSRVGRMKFNAKIGREGATGPMVLSNEDILAVVKILVDLRNGRGEVDDIDHLGNRRVRCVGELAENQYRTGLARIEKAVKERLGQAEQEPLMPHDLINSKPISAALKEFFGASQLSQFMDQTNPLAEITHKRRVSALGPGGLTRERAGFEVRDVHVTHYGRVCPIETPEGPNIGLINSLALYARLNEYGFIETPYRRVVDGKVTMDIDYLSAIEEGKYVIAQANADLDAEGNLVGELVSAREAGESTLVSAERVQYMDVSPAQIVSVAASLIPFLEHDDANRALMGANMSRQAVPVLRPEKPMVGTGIERVAAVDSGTVVTAKRGGIVDYVDATRIVIRVNDDEAVAGEVGVDIYNLIKYQRSNQNTNIHQRPIVSRGDKLAKGDVLADGASTDLGEIAIGQNMLIAFMPWNGYNYEDSVMINERIVADDRYTSIHIEELVVMARDTKLGAEEITRDIPNLSEQQLNRLDESGIIYVGAEVQPGDVLVGKVTPKGETTLTPEEKLLRAIFGEKASDVKDTSLRVDQGSQGTVIDVQVFTREGIQRDKRAQQIIDDELKRFRLDLNDQLRIVEADAFDRIEKLLTGRVANGGPQKLSKGAKIDKAYLDGVEKFHWFDIRPAEDDVAAQLESIKNSIEQQRHTFDLAFEEKRKKLTQGDELPAGVLKMVKVYLAVKRRLQPGDKMAGRHGNKGVVSKITPVEDMPFLADGSTADIVLNPLGVPSRMNIGQVLEVHLGWAGKGLGQRIGDMLQKEARAAEVRAFLEEIYNRSGRKEELSQLDDGEVMSMAKELTTGVPFATPVFDGASEAEIKDMLKLAYPDDIAAAKGLTETRTQAYLYDGRTGERFERPTTVGYMHYLKLHHLVDDKMHARSTGPYSLVTQQPLGGKAQFGGQRFGEMEVWALEAYGAAYVLQEMLTVKSDDVVGRTKVYESIVKGEHSIEAGMPESFNVLVKEIRSLGLDIELERS; this is translated from the coding sequence ATGGCCTATTCTTATACCGAACGCAAGCGAATCCGCAAAAGCTTCGGGAGCCGCGATAGCGTGCTCGAAGTGCCTTATCTGCTGCAGATGCAAAAAGATGCCTATACAGCATTCCTGCAGGCAGATGTAGCCCCCAAAAAACGTACCATTGATGGCCTGCAAGCGGCCTTCAATTCCGCCTTCCCCATCGTCTCCCACAATGGTTTTGTGGAGATGAAGTTTGTCGAGTACAACCTCGCCAAGCCCGCTTTCGACGTGCGTGAATGCCAGACCCGTGGTCTGACCTTCGCCTCCGCTGTCCGCGCCAAGGTCCAGTTGATCATCTATGACCGCGAGTCCTCCACGGCTCAGTCCAAGGTGGTCAAGGAAGTGAAGGAACAAGAGGTCTACATGGGCGAAGTGCCCCTGATGACCGACAAGGGTTCGTTCATCATCAACGGTACCGAGCGCGTGATCGTGTCTCAGCTGCACCGTTCGCCTGGCGTGTTCTTCGAACACGACAAGGGCAAGACCCATAGCTCGGGCAAGCTGCTGTTCTCGGCTCGCATCATTCCTTACCGCGGCTCCTGGCTGGACTTCGAGTTCGACCCCAAGGACCTGCTGTACTTCCGCGTCGACCGTCGCCGCAAGATGCCCGTGTCGATCCTGCTGAAGGCCATCGGCATGACGCCCGAGACCATCCTGGCAACGTTCTTCGTGAACGACAACTTCCGCCTGATGGACAGCGGTGCCCAGATGGAATTCGTGGCCGATCGCCTGAAGGGCGAAGTCGCGCGTTTCGACATCACCGACAAGTCCGGCAAGGTTGTTGTCGCCAAGGACAAGCGCATCACTGCTCGCCACACCCGCGAGCTGGAGCAGTCCGGCACCAAGTTCGTCAGCGTGCCCGAAGACTTCCTGCTGGGTCGTGTGCTGGCCAAGAACATCGTTGATCCCGATACCGGCGAAATCATCGCCAAGGCCAACGAAGAACTGACCGAAGCCCTGCTCAAGAAGCTGCGCAGCGCCGGTGTGCAGGACGTTCAGTGCATCTACACCAACGAACTGGACCAGGGCGCCTACATCTCGCAGACTCTGCGCACCGATGAAACCGTGGACGAGTTCGCTGCCCGCGTTGCCATCTACCGCATGATGCGTCCTGGCGAGCCTCCTACCGAGGACGCCGTGCAGGCCCTGTTCCAGCGCCTGTTCTACAACGCCGACACCTATGATCTGTCGCGTGTGGGCCGTATGAAGTTCAACGCCAAGATCGGCCGCGAAGGCGCGACCGGTCCCATGGTGCTGTCCAACGAAGACATCCTGGCCGTGGTCAAGATCCTGGTGGACCTGCGCAATGGCCGCGGCGAAGTCGACGATATCGACCACCTGGGCAACCGCCGCGTGCGCTGCGTGGGCGAACTGGCCGAAAACCAGTACCGTACCGGTCTGGCTCGTATCGAAAAGGCTGTGAAGGAACGTCTGGGTCAGGCCGAGCAAGAGCCCCTGATGCCTCACGACCTGATCAACTCCAAGCCCATCTCTGCGGCTCTGAAGGAGTTCTTCGGTGCCTCGCAGCTGTCGCAGTTCATGGACCAGACCAACCCTCTGGCAGAAATCACGCACAAGCGTCGTGTTTCTGCCCTGGGCCCAGGCGGTCTGACCCGCGAACGTGCCGGCTTTGAAGTGCGTGACGTGCACGTGACCCACTACGGTCGCGTCTGCCCTATCGAAACGCCTGAAGGTCCCAACATCGGTCTGATCAACTCGCTGGCTCTGTACGCCCGCCTGAACGAGTACGGTTTCATCGAAACCCCTTACCGTCGCGTGGTGGACGGCAAGGTGACGATGGACATCGACTACCTGTCGGCCATCGAAGAAGGCAAGTACGTGATCGCCCAGGCCAACGCCGATCTGGATGCCGAAGGCAATCTGGTGGGCGAGCTGGTGTCGGCCCGTGAAGCCGGTGAATCGACCCTGGTGTCGGCCGAGCGCGTGCAGTACATGGACGTGTCGCCTGCGCAGATCGTGTCCGTGGCCGCTTCGCTGATTCCCTTCCTGGAACACGACGACGCGAACCGTGCCTTGATGGGCGCCAACATGTCGCGTCAGGCCGTGCCTGTGCTGCGTCCTGAGAAGCCCATGGTCGGTACCGGCATCGAGCGCGTTGCCGCTGTGGACTCCGGCACCGTGGTCACCGCCAAGCGCGGCGGTATCGTGGACTATGTCGACGCCACCCGCATCGTGATCCGTGTGAACGACGACGAAGCCGTGGCCGGTGAAGTCGGCGTGGACATCTACAACCTGATCAAGTATCAGCGTTCCAACCAGAACACCAACATCCACCAGCGCCCCATCGTCAGCCGTGGCGACAAGCTGGCCAAGGGTGATGTGCTGGCGGACGGCGCTTCGACCGACCTCGGCGAAATCGCCATCGGCCAGAACATGCTGATCGCGTTCATGCCCTGGAACGGCTACAACTACGAAGACTCGGTGATGATCAACGAGCGCATCGTGGCTGACGACCGCTACACCTCGATCCACATCGAGGAGCTGGTGGTGATGGCTCGCGACACCAAGCTGGGTGCCGAAGAAATCACGCGCGACATCCCCAACCTGTCCGAGCAGCAACTGAACCGCCTGGACGAGTCCGGCATCATCTACGTGGGTGCCGAAGTGCAGCCCGGCGACGTGCTGGTGGGCAAGGTCACGCCCAAGGGCGAGACCACGCTGACGCCTGAAGAGAAGCTGCTGCGCGCCATCTTCGGCGAGAAGGCTTCCGACGTGAAGGACACTTCTCTGCGTGTGGATCAGGGCTCGCAAGGCACCGTGATCGACGTGCAGGTGTTCACGCGTGAAGGCATCCAGCGCGACAAGCGCGCCCAGCAGATCATCGACGATGAACTCAAGCGCTTCCGCCTGGACCTGAACGACCAGCTGCGCATTGTGGAAGCCGACGCCTTCGACCGTATCGAGAAGCTGCTGACCGGCCGCGTGGCCAACGGCGGTCCTCAGAAACTGTCCAAGGGCGCCAAGATCGACAAGGCCTATCTGGACGGTGTGGAGAAGTTCCACTGGTTCGACATTCGTCCTGCCGAAGACGATGTGGCCGCTCAGCTGGAGTCCATCAAGAATTCCATCGAGCAGCAGCGTCACACCTTCGACCTGGCGTTCGAAGAAAAGCGCAAGAAGCTCACCCAGGGCGACGAGCTGCCTGCCGGCGTGCTGAAGATGGTCAAGGTCTACCTGGCCGTCAAGCGTCGTCTGCAGCCCGGTGACAAGATGGCCGGCCGTCACGGTAACAAGGGCGTGGTCTCCAAGATCACTCCTGTGGAAGACATGCCTTTCCTGGCTGATGGCTCCACTGCCGACATCGTGCTGAACCCGCTGGGCGTGCCTTCGCGTATGAACATCGGTCAGGTGCTGGAAGTGCACTTGGGCTGGGCCGGCAAGGGTCTGGGCCAGCGCATCGGCGACATGCTGCAAAAGGAAGCCCGTGCTGCTGAAGTGCGCGCCTTCCTGGAAGAGATCTACAACCGCAGCGGTCGCAAGGAAGAGCTGTCTCAGCTGGACGACGGCGAAGTCATGTCCATGGCCAAGGAACTGACCACGGGCGTGCCGTTCGCAACGCCGGTGTTCGACGGTGCTTCCGAAGCCGAGATCAAGGACATGCTGAAGCTGGCCTACCCTGACGACATCGCTGCCGCCAAGGGTCTGACCGAGACACGCACTCAGGCTTATCTGTATGACGGCCGCACCGGCGAGCGCTTCGAGCGTCCGACCACCGTGGGCTATATGCACTACCTGAAGCTGCACCACTTGGTCGACGACAAGATGCATGCCCGCTCCACCGGTCCTTACTCGCTGGTGACGCAACAGCCTCTGGGCGGTAAGGCCCAGTTCGGTGGTCAGCGTTTCGGTGAAATGGAAGTGTGGGCGCTGGAAGCTTACGGCGCCGCCTACGTGCTGCAGGAAATGCTGACCGTGAAGTCCGACGACGTGGTCGGTCGTACCAAGGTGTACGAGTCCATCGTCAAGGGCGAGCACTCGATCGAAGCGGGCATGCCCGAATCGTTCAACGTGCTGGTCAAGGAAATCCGCTCTCTGGGCTTGGACATCGAGCTCGAACGTTCTTAA
- the rplL gene encoding 50S ribosomal protein L7/L12, with amino-acid sequence MAFDKDAFLTALDSMTVLELNDLVKAIEEKFGVSAAAMAAPAAGGAAGGAAAAEEKTEFNVVLTDAGANKVSVIKAVREITGLGLKEAKDLVDGAPKTVKEAAPKADAEAAVKKLVEAGAKAELK; translated from the coding sequence ATGGCATTCGATAAAGACGCATTCCTGACCGCCCTGGACAGCATGACTGTTCTGGAACTGAACGACCTGGTCAAGGCTATTGAAGAGAAGTTTGGCGTGTCCGCCGCTGCTATGGCTGCTCCCGCTGCTGGCGGCGCTGCTGGTGGCGCTGCTGCTGCTGAAGAAAAGACCGAGTTCAACGTCGTTCTGACCGACGCTGGCGCTAACAAGGTGTCCGTGATTAAGGCTGTGCGCGAAATCACCGGCCTGGGTCTGAAGGAAGCCAAGGATCTGGTCGACGGCGCTCCCAAGACCGTGAAGGAAGCAGCTCCCAAGGCTGACGCTGAAGCCGCTGTGAAGAAGCTGGTTGAAGCCGGTGCCAAGGCTGAACTGAAGTAA
- the nusG gene encoding transcription termination/antitermination protein NusG: MADAVETDVNGGAAGPANPDLRWYIVHAYSGMEKAVERNIAERIARSDMQSKFGRILVPSEEVVEMRNGTRRTTERRLFPGYVFVEMVMDDDTWHLVKHTSKVTGFVGGAKNRPAPISEEEVRKIVDQMQEGTEKPRHKVEFMVGEMVRVKEGPFADFNGSVEEVNYEKNRLRVSVTIFGRATPVELEFSQVEKT, encoded by the coding sequence ATGGCTGATGCAGTCGAAACAGATGTGAATGGTGGAGCAGCGGGACCCGCCAATCCCGATCTGCGCTGGTATATCGTCCATGCCTATTCGGGTATGGAGAAGGCTGTCGAGCGCAATATTGCGGAGCGTATTGCCCGCTCGGACATGCAGTCCAAGTTTGGCCGCATCCTGGTGCCTTCCGAAGAAGTTGTGGAAATGCGCAACGGCACTCGTCGCACCACAGAGCGTCGCCTGTTCCCCGGTTATGTTTTCGTCGAAATGGTGATGGATGACGATACATGGCACCTGGTGAAGCACACCAGCAAGGTGACTGGTTTCGTCGGTGGTGCCAAGAATCGTCCTGCCCCCATTTCTGAAGAAGAAGTTCGCAAGATCGTCGACCAGATGCAGGAGGGCACCGAGAAGCCCCGCCACAAGGTCGAGTTCATGGTGGGCGAAATGGTTCGTGTCAAGGAAGGTCCGTTCGCAGACTTCAACGGCTCCGTCGAAGAAGTCAACTACGAAAAGAACCGTCTGCGTGTGTCGGTCACCATCTTTGGCCGCGCAACTCCTGTGGAATTGGAATTCTCTCAAGTTGAGAAAACTTGA